In the Sphingobacterium sp. PCS056 genome, CGTCAGATTTTGTGCCCATGCAGCTCCTGTTCCATGGCCTCCAGTCAACGTTATTGAACCAGCGATCAATCCATAGCTTGGGTTTATGCCAAGCATTGAAGCTATAGATATACCAAATATATTTTGAACGATTATAAATGCTCCCGTCAGAACGACAAATATGAATAAGGGTTTTCCGCCTTTTTTAAGCTTTTCAAATTCCGCACTTAATCCAATTGATGTGAAGAAAAAGAGCATCATGGTTGTCTGAAGTGAAGATTCGAATGAAAAGCTAAGATCCATAGTTACATGCAGGATGTAGAGTATAATGGCAATAAAAAATCCTCCAACAACTGGTTCAGGAATATTGTAGTTTCTGAAAAAACTCACTTTCTTAACAATAAAAAATCCTAAAAGCAATACTAAGCATGCGCACGCTAATGTTTCAAACAATCCAAAAGTCATAAATCTATTTTAAGTGTGGTATTCTAAATCTCAAAAAGAACTAAAGGTAGAAATATAAAATAGGAACTCCTATTTACATCTCTCGTTTTTTTGAAAATAACCTTTTTTAGCATTAAAAATAGGATTTGTTTAAATAGTTATTCCTTTGCTTCAATGTTGTATAGGACCTCCTTCACTTGGATTCTGAGACTAAAGGTCCTAACCTTTATCCATAGTTGCCTTCATAAATATTACAGCTTCTTTGTCGTTTAATTTTTTCGATGCAAAAGTCTATTTCACTAGTTTTAGGATGTGTGCATTTAAAATATTTACTATACCTATTTAAAATTAGAAGGAATTGAATTTATTTAACCATATTAGTTTTTAGATTAGGGAGGATTTGTTGTTTTATTTTAAGTTTTATGATAGTGCAAGATATCGCGTTTTTGAAGCATAAGTTTATCACTTTTTACTAGCTAAGTATTCCTTGATTTCATTTACTGTATTCTTTGCTGATCTGCCTACGCCGATAAGTGTAGCAGATGCAAAGCCGGTCCAATTTCCATATCCAACTAACCAAAGTCCAGAGACAGCATCTACTCTAGTTCCTATGGTTTCAATTCTTCCATTAGGATCTGTAATACCTAAGTTTTCAAGATGCTGAGTAGCGTACCTAAAACCGGTACACCAAACTATAGCATCAAATTTTTCTGTTTCCCCTGATTCCCATTGTACACCAGTACTGAAAATAGAATTTATACGACCTTTGCTATGTAGAACATTTCTTTTCCTTGCCTCGACGACTGATGGTACCATGACAATACTGGATAGATTATATAAGGTTGGGTCAACTGGTTTTCCTTCTTTTTGCGCATGATACATTGTAGTTGCAGTATCAAATAAAACACGTCCGTCTACATCATCAGGAAGAAAAGTAGGATTTTCAAGTGTAGACCATTCAGTTTGTGCTACTTTGGATATTTCGGCAAGTAGTTGTGCTCCAGAATTACCACCGCCTATTATTAATACTTTTTTATCTTTAAAAATATCAGGTTTTTGGTAAACACTAGAATGAATTTGAGCACCCTGAAACAATTTCTGTCCTTCTACTATTGGAACAAAGGGAGCTGACCAGGTTCCTGTTGCTGAAATCACAACCTTGGCGTGATATTCACCATCTGATGTCTGTAAGTTAAAACCTTTGTCCATTTTATTTACTGCTATAACTTTTGTTGACCTTTTAACCGGTATCATATATTTTTTTTCATATGCACCCAAGTATTCTATGGTTTCGGATCTTGAAGGGAATCTTTCTGCAGATTCAGGCATTAACCAGCCAGGTAAAGAACTGAACTGTGAAGGAGAAAACAATGTCAAAGAGTCCCAGGCATGAAGCCATGCGCCACCTGACTGTTCTTGGTCATCGAGAAGGGTGTAATGGAGCTCTGTCCGTCGTAAAAAGTATCCACAGGCTAGGGCACTTTGTCCTCCACCAATCACTATTACATCATAATTCTTCATTTTGTTTAATTTGAATGATTAATAATCTACAATTTACGTTATCTACAATACTTTTAGAATTTATAGTCAAATAAGAAGTTTGGGTGATGAAAATTTTGCAGAAAACCAACAATTCTTAATTAGATCTACAGTGATATTCCTATCTCTGACAAAGGATAAGTATTATTTTAAAAATTAGAGGTTATCAATTGTGAAAACCCCTAATCAGCAATAATTTTACCTGTAGTATTTCTTTTTTAGCCAAAGACTGGCGCGGACTAATAATATTAATACTGGTACTTCAATCAATGGACCTATAACACCCACAAATGCTTGCGGAGAATGTATTCCAAATACTGCTATGGCAACTGCAATAGCAAGCTCAAAATTATTTCCGGTAGCTGTAAATGAAATAGCCGTATTCTTATCATAATCTACATGCATAGATTTATTCATGAAGAAACTGATAAAGAACATCAAGACAAAATAAATGATCAATGGTACGGCGACTTTTACCACCTGCATAGGTAGCTGTACGATCTGTTCTCCTTTTAAGCTAAACATCAACACAATTGTAAATAATAGGGCATATAAAGTGAATGGAGAAATAAAAGGTATAAATTTGCGATTATACCAATTTTCACCTTTTATTTTTGAAAGATACTTATGACTTAAAAATCCTGCAAAAAAAGGAATCCCTAAATAGATGAGCACACTCTTTATGACTTCGCTCATTTCTATTGAAATCGCATATTCTGCAAAGCCAAAATAGGATGGTAAAACATTGATAAATAGCCATACAAATATACTATAGAACAGTATTTGAAAAATACTGTTTAACGCGATAAGAAGTGCGGCATATTCTCTATTTCCTTTAGCCAAATCATTCCATACGATCACCATAGCAATACAGCGTGCAAGTCCTATAAGAATTAAACCAACCATATAATCCGGTTCATCTCTTAAAAAAATCACTGCTAGGATAAACATTAAGATAGGACCCACAAACCAGTTCAGGACAAGAGATAAACTCAGTACCTTTTTATCTTTGAATGCCAGTGGCAATAAATTATAATTTACTTTAGCGAGTGGAGGATACATCATGATTATTAATCCGATAGCCAATGGAATATTGGTCGCGCCTATTGATAATTTATCCATTACATCAGAAATACCAGGGAATATATTTCCTATAAGTACTCCAACTCCCATGGCAAGGAAGATCCAGAGTGTTAGATACCGATCAAGAAACTTCATTTTTACTTCCATCGCGATTTATTATTTAATCTGTGAAAAGACATAAAACATCTCGGAAGCGATCTCTAAACTTCTGCTGCTATAGACTTCATCCTGCTGTTCAGTATTGTCAGAAATTTTTGGATCTTCGAAAGTAATCGGTATACGTTTTTCTGCTCCAACGATAAAAGGACATCCTCCATCTGCCTGTGAACAGGTCATAATAGCCGCAAAATTTGATTTAGGATTGAACGATGAATCGTACTTTTTAGAAAAACCAATGATCGGCAATGCATTTTGGTCATATTTTAATGCATATACCGGATTTGATCCCTCGGAGATGGTCATAACTTCGATTCCCTGATGGGCAAAGGTTTGTGCAACTTTAGGAAACATTGCAGTATCTTCGGTACCACCTGAATAACATATTACTCCAGGTATTTTGTAATGTGCAGAAGCTATTTGCGCCCATACTTGAGATAGGTGACTTCGTCTTGAATTGTGAGTACAGATGAAATTGATATTGATATCTAAGCCATTGGTCACTTTACCTTGTATATAGTCAACTAAGGGTTGCAATATAGTTTTGCGCTCTTGATTGATTTCTAATTTTATAATATCAGAAATTGTATTTACTAGTTTTGCGTTCATAGTAATATGTTAATTAACAACAGCCTGAGCCTGGTGTGCAACTATTTGATTTTGATTCAACAACAGTTAATTGGCTAGGAATACCACAAGCATCTTGAGCCAAACATGCTGTCTTTTTATTCGTTAAAACGAAATTTTTACCATTGAATTCCAAACCATATTTCCCGATCGTGCTACTTTGATATTCTACTTCAATTTCATGATCTCCAATATTAAGTTTTGTTTCTGA is a window encoding:
- a CDS encoding ArsO family NAD(P)H-dependent flavin-containing monooxygenase: MKNYDVIVIGGGQSALACGYFLRRTELHYTLLDDQEQSGGAWLHAWDSLTLFSPSQFSSLPGWLMPESAERFPSRSETIEYLGAYEKKYMIPVKRSTKVIAVNKMDKGFNLQTSDGEYHAKVVISATGTWSAPFVPIVEGQKLFQGAQIHSSVYQKPDIFKDKKVLIIGGGNSGAQLLAEISKVAQTEWSTLENPTFLPDDVDGRVLFDTATTMYHAQKEGKPVDPTLYNLSSIVMVPSVVEARKRNVLHSKGRINSIFSTGVQWESGETEKFDAIVWCTGFRYATQHLENLGITDPNGRIETIGTRVDAVSGLWLVGYGNWTGFASATLIGVGRSAKNTVNEIKEYLASKK
- the arsB gene encoding ACR3 family arsenite efflux transporter encodes the protein MEVKMKFLDRYLTLWIFLAMGVGVLIGNIFPGISDVMDKLSIGATNIPLAIGLIIMMYPPLAKVNYNLLPLAFKDKKVLSLSLVLNWFVGPILMFILAVIFLRDEPDYMVGLILIGLARCIAMVIVWNDLAKGNREYAALLIALNSIFQILFYSIFVWLFINVLPSYFGFAEYAISIEMSEVIKSVLIYLGIPFFAGFLSHKYLSKIKGENWYNRKFIPFISPFTLYALLFTIVLMFSLKGEQIVQLPMQVVKVAVPLIIYFVLMFFISFFMNKSMHVDYDKNTAISFTATGNNFELAIAVAIAVFGIHSPQAFVGVIGPLIEVPVLILLVRASLWLKKKYYR
- a CDS encoding low molecular weight phosphatase family protein, which encodes MNAKLVNTISDIIKLEINQERKTILQPLVDYIQGKVTNGLDININFICTHNSRRSHLSQVWAQIASAHYKIPGVICYSGGTEDTAMFPKVAQTFAHQGIEVMTISEGSNPVYALKYDQNALPIIGFSKKYDSSFNPKSNFAAIMTCSQADGGCPFIVGAEKRIPITFEDPKISDNTEQQDEVYSSRSLEIASEMFYVFSQIK